A genomic segment from Methanomicrobium sp. W14 encodes:
- a CDS encoding B12-binding domain-containing protein — MQKAYILNQRIAAKEDPKLIIEDVRKATDIVCKRFEEGRFFVSDLMMTGEILSQIMDVLKPVFGDSQMENIGTVVI; from the coding sequence TTGCAGAAGGCATATATTTTAAACCAGAGAATTGCAGCCAAGGAAGACCCAAAACTCATAATTGAGGATGTAAGGAAAGCCACGGATATCGTATGTAAAAGATTTGAGGAAGGAAGGTTCTTTGTTTCAGACCTTATGATGACAGGTGAAATCCTTTCGCAGATTATGGATGTTTTAAAGCCTGTATTCGGCGACAGCCAGATGGAGAACATCGGAACAGTTGTTATCTGA
- a CDS encoding B12-binding domain-containing protein, which produces MTDRRDEFINAIVDFDELKCINILKKRIADDEDLENIIEDIRKATGIVGKRFEDGDYLVSDLMMAGEVLSQIMEVLNPVLSVRREKIIGTVVIGTVEGDVHDIGKSIVIALLETEGFRVIDLGVNQPPESYINAIREYHPDIVALSGLLTEASESMKNIINEIKKAGLRDKVKIVVGGGRTDEETMKYTGADEWSYDATSGVGKFKRLLDKKQV; this is translated from the coding sequence ATGACAGACAGAAGAGATGAATTCATAAATGCAATTGTTGATTTTGATGAGCTGAAGTGCATTAATATTCTGAAGAAAAGAATTGCTGACGATGAGGATCTGGAGAATATAATTGAGGACATAAGGAAAGCTACGGGAATTGTCGGAAAGAGGTTTGAGGACGGTGACTACCTTGTGTCAGACCTTATGATGGCTGGTGAAGTGCTTTCACAGATAATGGAGGTTTTAAACCCTGTTTTAAGTGTAAGGCGTGAAAAAATCATAGGGACTGTAGTTATAGGTACTGTAGAAGGTGATGTCCATGATATCGGAAAGAGTATAGTTATAGCTCTTCTTGAGACGGAAGGTTTCAGGGTCATCGATTTAGGTGTTAACCAGCCCCCCGAGTCATATATAAATGCCATCAGGGAGTACCATCCCGATATCGTTGCACTGAGCGGACTTTTAACCGAGGCCTCCGAGTCCATGAAAAATATAATAAACGAAATAAAAAAAGCCGGTCTTCGCGACAAGGTAAAGATTGTCGTAGGTGGCGGAAGGACGGACGAAGAGACCATGAAGTACACAGGCGCCGACGAATGGTCATATGATGCAACTTCAGGCGTTGGAAAATTTAAAAGGCTCCTGGATAAAAAGCAGGTCTGA
- a CDS encoding MFS transporter: MDKSQAFNPDSPVVVITIMSIFFLMMGLGVITPALNVIMDAFPDLSISTFLLISNLPSLLMIPGSVIAGVIAGSKMKYRTLAALGILLFIIGGIAPVFLDNFYVILINRAVFGFGLGLISPLGSALILNFYEGDMQAKLLGVGTIVMNVGGIILQFFGGFFASFGWHASFWAHAFAIASFVLVLLFLPEPQKKSVSETGSSESQDKVKVPAGVWMISIAFGIALLLLYPVLLNMSSFMTENSLGDSTVAGIVLSFYTIGGMIAGALFGSLSTRSITRRYIISIALFCMAAGLGLVFYGGNVVIVALGIAVTGAGFSIMYPGVLMIIGVMANPEVVAKSTSIMTVCMGVFAFLSGYWIDFIGNITGDAIAMPLFAGMVLLGVGAFASVFVNPFPKEKSKS, encoded by the coding sequence ATGGATAAATCTCAGGCATTTAATCCTGATTCACCCGTCGTAGTGATAACGATAATGTCAATCTTTTTTTTGATGATGGGACTTGGAGTTATCACACCTGCGCTTAACGTAATTATGGATGCATTCCCCGACCTTTCCATCAGTACGTTTCTCCTGATATCAAATCTCCCATCGCTTCTGATGATCCCAGGATCTGTTATCGCGGGTGTAATAGCCGGGTCAAAGATGAAGTACAGGACTCTTGCAGCTCTTGGAATTCTGTTGTTTATTATAGGAGGAATAGCTCCGGTATTTCTCGATAATTTTTATGTAATTCTTATTAACCGTGCAGTCTTCGGTTTTGGTCTCGGGCTGATTTCTCCTCTGGGAAGTGCCCTGATACTGAATTTTTACGAAGGTGATATGCAGGCGAAACTGCTTGGCGTAGGAACCATAGTAATGAATGTCGGCGGAATCATCCTCCAGTTCTTTGGGGGTTTTTTCGCAAGTTTCGGGTGGCATGCCAGTTTCTGGGCTCATGCCTTTGCAATAGCATCGTTCGTTTTGGTCCTGCTTTTTCTGCCGGAACCGCAGAAAAAGTCTGTAAGTGAAACGGGGTCATCTGAATCGCAGGATAAGGTCAAGGTCCCTGCCGGAGTGTGGATGATATCAATAGCCTTCGGAATCGCACTGCTCCTTTTGTATCCTGTGCTCCTTAATATGTCAAGCTTTATGACCGAAAATTCGCTTGGAGATTCAACGGTTGCAGGAATTGTACTTTCGTTTTACACCATAGGAGGGATGATTGCAGGCGCTCTTTTCGGTAGTCTTTCGACAAGAAGCATTACCAGGAGGTATATAATTTCAATTGCACTCTTCTGCATGGCGGCAGGCCTTGGCCTTGTGTTTTACGGAGGAAATGTCGTTATTGTGGCACTTGGTATTGCCGTGACCGGGGCAGGATTTTCCATAATGTACCCGGGAGTTCTTATGATAATAGGAGTTATGGCAAACCCGGAGGTCGTTGCAAAGTCGACGTCTATAATGACTGTTTGCATGGGAGTTTTTGCCTTCCTTTCAGGCTACTGGATTGATTTTATCGGTAACATCACCGGCGACGCCATTGCAATGCCTCTGTTTGCCGGAATGGTACTTCTGGGAGTCGGAGCTTTTGCTTCGGTTTTTGTCAACCCTTTTCCAAAGGAAAAAAGTAAATCCTGA
- a CDS encoding uroporphyrinogen decarboxylase family protein — MTRKWSEMEPGELYTERLERLEAVIKGKEPDRVPVHAETSLFHAHYAGYTAKDITLDYLKNKDAALKTARDFNFDTLACITGVAGFYSFLALMKDAPQIAPSAALMQAPFHKILNDVYTRWPGIEIEDDAAPQFIGREVMSSDEYAKLAEDPYDFINRVLLPRICRSLNDPGSSEYNAALTSFGAEINKFNMVMGEMSAELSGKYEVPLIPTGWSSAPLDFLSDFLRDMKNLSLDLYRCPEKVKVAVDALTPVMVESAKVTGTFPEEVRKQAGTDIVQCMFPLHLNEYLNPKLYDEYFWPSLLEVLEEVIKMGQTPFVVFEGRQDAHLESLLDLPKGKVIGLFDKTDPRKVRDVLGDHLVLVSGPPNSLLIAGTPQKVETYVKSLLDDCKEGGMIVTPGVDGGISGSAKPENVKALVDAVIKYGGY, encoded by the coding sequence ATGACCCGGAAGTGGTCTGAAATGGAGCCCGGTGAACTTTACACGGAGAGGCTGGAGAGGCTTGAAGCCGTAATAAAAGGAAAAGAGCCCGACAGAGTTCCGGTTCATGCTGAAACAAGTCTTTTTCATGCACACTATGCGGGATATACTGCAAAGGACATCACCCTTGACTATCTGAAGAACAAGGATGCGGCCCTAAAGACCGCCCGTGACTTCAATTTTGATACTCTGGCCTGCATTACAGGAGTTGCGGGGTTTTACAGTTTTCTTGCCCTGATGAAGGATGCACCCCAGATAGCACCCTCGGCCGCTCTGATGCAGGCTCCCTTTCATAAAATCCTGAATGACGTCTATACAAGGTGGCCCGGCATCGAGATAGAAGATGATGCAGCTCCCCAGTTTATCGGCCGGGAGGTAATGTCCTCCGATGAATATGCAAAACTTGCAGAGGACCCTTACGATTTCATCAACAGGGTTCTTCTCCCGAGAATATGCAGGTCCTTAAATGACCCGGGCTCTTCCGAATACAACGCTGCTCTTACCAGTTTCGGTGCCGAGATTAATAAGTTCAACATGGTTATGGGAGAAATGTCAGCTGAACTTTCAGGCAAATATGAAGTGCCTTTGATTCCGACAGGATGGAGCAGTGCACCCCTTGATTTCCTCAGCGATTTTTTGAGGGACATGAAAAACCTCTCGCTTGACCTCTACAGGTGTCCTGAAAAGGTCAAAGTGGCAGTAGACGCTCTTACACCTGTTATGGTGGAGTCCGCGAAAGTCACCGGGACTTTTCCCGAGGAGGTAAGAAAACAGGCAGGAACGGATATCGTCCAGTGCATGTTTCCGCTTCACCTGAATGAGTATCTTAACCCTAAGCTTTACGATGAATATTTCTGGCCTTCGCTTCTCGAAGTTCTTGAAGAAGTAATAAAGATGGGCCAGACGCCTTTTGTTGTATTCGAAGGCAGGCAGGACGCTCACCTGGAGAGCCTTTTGGACCTTCCTAAAGGAAAGGTAATCGGTCTGTTTGACAAAACCGACCCGAGAAAGGTAAGAGATGTCCTGGGAGATCATCTCGTCCTTGTGAGCGGCCCGCCCAACTCCCTTTTAATTGCCGGAACACCGCAGAAAGTGGAAACTTACGTAAAAAGCCTTCTGGACGACTGCAAAGAGGGTGGAATGATAGTAACGCCCGGTGTAGACGGAGGAATTTCCGGCAGTGCGAAGCCTGAAAACGTAAAAGCCCTTGTTGATGCAGTAATAAAATACGGCGGGTACTAA